The genomic stretch CAACGGTTACAGTAAATGCGCCGTTTTTCAGTTTTTTCATAGGAGTAGCTTTGATATCCCAATCGTTAAATTCACCAACAATGTGGGCTGTAACGGCAGATTTAGCCACTTCCCCATCCAATCCAAAAGTGACCTTGCATACAGGTCTGCTTTTAAGGTATTGCTTTTTGATAATCATAGTAACCTCCTTTTTATGGTGCGTTTTTCTATCTTTTGATAAAATTAATACTGCCCATAAGATAAAAACACATAAGCTGATTGTTCTTTAAATTATTAAGACAAATAAATAAATAGGGTGAACACCTTATTTTCTGATGAGAAATACAGTATTTTGAGATGGATTTGTTATGGAATGCGATAGAGGTGAATTCCATTTCGATCAACATTCACAGACCGATTCAACAGGGCCGCTCATTTATTTTGGACAAGGGCGTTGTTAAATGATATTATTATCCTATCATCCTTTGAACCCACCATGGGAGGCCTTTTCATGAGAAAAAAAAGGGTTGTCATAGCTGAAGATCATACGATACTCCGAGAGGGATTGCGGGCACTACTATCTTCGGCTCCGGATCTTGAAGTCATAGGGGAAGCAGAAAATGGCCGTGCTGCCATCCAATGCGCAGAAAATATGGAACCCGACCTCATATTAATGGATCTTTCCATGCCAAGAATGACTGGTATGGATGCAATCAGAGAGATCAAAAAAAGGGTTCCTGATACAAAAATCCTGGCGCTGACAGTTCATAAAGACGAGGAGTACATCCTTGCGACTCTTCAGGCTGGCGCTGACGGGTATGTCTTGAAAGATGCCACGCATACCGAATTAATGACGGCAATAAAAACTGTTCTCAGGGGAACCCGGTATCTTAGCCCTGAAGTTTCCGAAAAGGTGATAAATGGTTACTTGGAAGGGAGAACGACGTTAAAATCCCAATCGGCATGGGATACCATCACTCAACGCGAGCGAGAGATCCTGAAGCTGATTGCTGAGGGGTATAGGAACAGAGAGATTGCCGACTATCTCTGTATCAGCGTGAAAACTGTGGATACACATCGAACCAATCTCATGAAAAAACTGGACATTCATTCCGTCGCGTCTTTGACAGCCTTTGCAATAGAGAAAGGGTTGGTCGCGAAGTAGCAGTCATTCCTCGACACGCCACGACGCCCGAACGGTGGTTCCGACTTGTCTTGAGGACTCGATATCAAAAGACCCGCCTGAAAGTCCCGTTCGCTCTTTCATGCTGGCAAGGCCCAATCCTCTTCTGGAACCATTTTCATAAAGGATGTCCTTCATGTTAAATCCCTTTCCGTTATCTTCGATGGTCAATTCTATTATTCCTTCTGTTTTCCTCAGGGAACAGCGAACGCGGTCTGCATTGCTGTGTTTGGCAATATTGTTCACAGATTCCTGCAAAATTCTGTATATTACTATCTTTAAATCGTCGGGGACGTCGTGTTCCTGGATGTCAATTTCTTTTTCAATGTGAATGTCCGAACAGATTTTCTGAAATTCACGGCAAAACGAGGAGATGGCGGCCAGGATACCCAGATCATCCAGAATAGATGGCCACAAATCCGTACAGATTCTTCGGACTTCTTCGATACCGTTTTGCGTAATAGGAATAAGTGGCTCTAACGCTTTAACGTCATGCAACGTCGTATCTTGGCTCATTAGATTTACGGCACTCTCCAGACCGAATTTGACGGTGGTCAAGATCTGTCCAATACTATCGTGGAGGTCTTGCGCGATGCGTTTTCTTTCATCTTCCTGGGCCGTTAAGAGCTGGGAAGAGAGAAACCTGAGTTGTTCTTCCGACTCCCGTAATGCGTATTCAGCTTTCTTGCGCTCGGTGACGTCCCGGACGGATTCGATAGCACCGACTACATTTCCGCTGTGATCATATATCGGGCTTGCCTTACCCCATAGATACTTTTTTTGCCCCTTAATGGAAGGAACTGCTCCCTCGGCAATCAGGACATCTTTCTCTTTATGAGCAAAGAAATATTTTTTTTCTGTTGTTTCGTCAGGGAATAGAATAAGGTCAATTAACATTGGTCTTCTGACACCATAAAATGGCAGGGCATATTCATAGTCTCCTTTATCCAGCATATCTTCAGCCTTGACACCTGTCATTTCTTCAATTGCCCGGTTCCAGGCAATTACCTTGCCTTTGTGATTAACAGCAAATGTAGCGTCAGGCAGGAAGTTGATGATATCGGTAAGTCGCCGTTCTGATTCCCTAAGTGCGTCCTCTAAATGTTTTCGCTCCGAGATGTCACGCGTGACTCCCAGAATCCCCACAGGCCGATCTTCTGGATCTCGAAGGAATGTCATTTTGACCTCGGTCCAGACCGTGGAGCCGTTCTTACAAGTATGCTCAAGCGCCAGCATCCGCGACCGTGACAGGTCCTTTTGTGCCTTGCTTTCTATAGCCAGCTCTTCCGCAAGGATCTTATTAGCGATACCTAAAGAGGCCGGGGTTAAGATCATTTCTACAGTCTGTCCCATAATTTCTTCAACACTGTAGCCTCGCAGGTGTGTAACAGAAGGGCTTACGTAGGTGTACCGAAGGTTCATGTCCGTGGTCCAGATGATATCTGATACGTTATCAGCCAGCAGACGGTACTTTTCCTCACTTTCTTGTAGCGCTTTATCCACACGCTTGTCCTCGGTGATATCTAAAAGCGATGCCACACTCTTCTTTGATCCGGAAATCGAGGCTATGGTAAGAAAAATATCTTTCACTTGACCGCATTTGTCAATGAACATGGACTCATAGTTCTTCGGAACAGCATTCGGATCAAGTCTTCTCAGACGATGATACTCTTTCATTTTCTCCAAATCACCTTCTATAACAAATTCTGTCCATTTCATCTTGTCTTCTATTTCTTCTTTTGAATATCCGCTAAGTTTTTCGTATCCTGCATTGGCCATACAAATTGTCATATCCTCTTCAATAATCACTGTGGCTGTACCAGTATTCTCAAAGACACTGCGGTATCTTGATTCGGACGCTTGCAGCGTTTCCTCCGCCTGCTTGCGGGCTGTAATGTCTTTTGCAATCAAAATGGCGTAAACAACCTGTTTTTCTTTCTTAATGGGAATAATCCGAGTTTCATACCATGCAACTCCATCATCCGAACCGTTGCCAGTTATTTCGAGTGTTTCCATCTTTCCTGTCTGAAAGACTTGTTTAAGGAGTTTCTTATGTCTCTTATGGGAATCAGGTGATTGAAAGTCATAGAAGGCTCTCCCAATCATTTCTTCCATTACAAAACCCGGTAGAACGCGATTAATAAACTGTATTGTGCCCTTGCTATCCACAATTATTATGAAGTCAGGAGAGTTTTTCACCAAGGAATGCCACTTAATCTCGCTATCCCGCAGCACATCCTCGGTTTTTTTGTGCTCAGCGACTTCTTTTTCCAATTCCATAATCCTTTGTTCCAGTTCCTCATAGGTCGGGTTTTGAGTCATTTGAAAAACCTCCAGGCTTTCTTGAAAACAAAAAGTTCATACAGTGTTCTCATCATCCCATAAACTATTAGCGCAATCACCGGATTTAAAGCTTGATGTATTCGTAAAAAGTTGAATTTTCCCTCCCCCGATGGGAGGGGACAAAGGGGAGGGGGATATAACCGCTTGAAATGTCGTTGCTTTCACCCTCACCCCAGCCCTCTCCCATCAAGGGAGAGGGAGGTTTGTGACTTTTTACGAGACTGTCAAGCTTCATCGAACAATGTTTTACATATCATACTTTGATGAACTCGTAAAAAGTCAGTTTTTGTCACCCTGAATTTATTTCAGGGTCTCTAACTTACTGAAATAATTAGATGCTGAAACAAGTTCAGCATGACAAATGGTGCAGTTTATGACTTTTTACGAGTCTGTCTACTTTCATTCTCCGATTATTTTCACCAGGACCCTTTTCTTTCTCCGGCCGTCGAATTCACCGTAGAAGATCTGTTCCCAAGGACCGAAATCAAGCCTGCCGTCGGTTATGGCAACAACGACTTCTCTGCCCATAATTTGCCTTTTCAGGTGGGCGTCTCCGTTATCCTCACCGGTTCGATTATGAAAATAACGGGAGATCGGCTCATGCGGGGCGAGTTCTTCGAGCCATCCCTCGTAGTCCCGATGAAGGCCTGACTCATCATCATTGATGAAGACCGATGCCGTTATGTGCATGGCATTACAGAGCAGAAGGCCTTCTATGACTCCGCTTTCCCGCAGGCACTCATTTACTTGTGGAGTGATATTAACAAAAGCCCTCCTTGAGGGTACGTTAAACCAGAGTTCCTTTCGGTAACTTTTCATAAGCACCTCCCCATCGTGATCGATTTTGTATTATAGCTAATCATTTCTTCTTTTCCAAATTCCTTTTATAAATTTTCCCGGTTTTTAGAATTGAAACTATTTACACTAATGGCTATAATCAATTTTCATGAAAATATGTGAAACGAAATATGGTTAGTAACTGCGATAGCCACAGACAAAAACGAGTACTCATTAAAATTATCGGTGAATAGCAATGAAACATAATCCGCGAAAGGACATCCGAAAGATTTTTGATGCAGGGTTAAAAGCCGCCGATCCGAAAGAAGCAGTTTCCCGCGCTGTGTGCCTTTTAGCCGATGACCGACTGCAGGTCGGAGAACAATACTACGATTTGGGACAATTCGACAGGATCATCGTGGTTGGTGCCGGCAAGGCGGCAGCCCCTATGGCCGCTGCCATCGAAGATATTTTGGGGCCGCGAATAAGCGATGGTTTCATATCGACAAAATACGGACACGGCCTCCCCTTAAAACGGTTCGTCGTCACTGAAGCTGGACATCCCGTCCCCGACGAGGCCGGACTTGCCGCTTCACGGCACATCATCAATCTGCTCGAACAGTCTGACGAGAGAGACCTGATAATCTGCCTGATCTCAGGCGGTGGCTCCGCCCTCATGCCGCTTCCGGTTTCCGGTATTTCGCTAACAGATAAACAAAAAACAACTCAGATCCTCCTTGCCTGTGGAGCAACGATCCATGAGATCAACACGATACGCAAGCACATTTCAGGAATTAAAGGGGGAAAGCTCGCCCGGGCGGCCTTCCCGGGAACTCTCATCACACTGATACTGTCAGATGTAATCGGTGACAATCTTGATGTAATCGCCTCCGGACCAACGGTTCCCGACAGAAGCACATTCGCCGATTGTACGAAAATACTGGAAAAATATAATATTACGGACGAGATTCCGCCTCATGTTATCGAATACCTGAAAAGGGGTGCCCGGGGCATAGAGCCTGAGACACCTAAACTAAAAGATACCATTTTTGACAAGACCGATGTCCTTATTATAGGAAGTTTAAGCCTCTCAATTGACGCTGCAAGGGATAAAGCGGTTGCCTCGGGTTACAACACGCTCATCCTGTCCTCCTTTATCGAGGGAGAAACCCGTGATGTCGCAAAGGTTCACGCAGCCATCATCAAGGAAATTTTAAAATCAGGGAATCCTGTTCCAAGGCCTGCCTGTATCATATCAGGAGGTGAAACCACCGTCACCATTCATGGGAATGGTCTTGGAGGACGTAATATGGAATTTGTTCTGGCCGCTGCCATTGAGATAGAGGGGCTTGATGGAACTGTTGTCTTAAGTGGAGGAACAGACGGCACTGACGGACCAACAGATGCGGCAGGCGCCATTGCCGACGGTACAACCGTTCAAAGAGGCATGGCTAAAGGATATAACGCTTCAGAGTTTCTTAAAAAAAACGACTCGTACAATTTCTTCAAAGTTCTCGAAGATTTACTGATGACAGGACCAACCATGACCAACGTAATGGATTTAAGGGTCCTGTTAGTTGTTTAAGAATTAAGATTTCTTGTAAATTGCGTTTTCTTCTTTAATCGCTCCTTCGATATCATGCAGGATCATGGGCATCTTCATGATAACGCGTTCCCATGTAACAGTTTTCGGTATCTCAAAGGGCTGGTTATGTATTTCTCCCTCTACCGTCAGGATATCTCTACCCAGTCCCGCATTGAGATACTCCTTGAATCTTTCATCGCCTGAAAGGAAGCGCAAAAAACGTTCCGTAAGGCGGTGCGAAGAGGTAAGAATATCACCGGCACAGAGGATGGCATCCCTGAAGACCCCTCGTACTATCGCTTCCTCGGCATTCCGGTCATAAGTAAGCTCTGCAAAGGATGAATTATCTGCATACTTCTTGATCATTTCATCAGCCACGTCTAAATACGTAATTGCAAGATCCTGGGCAAAGTGGTCTGAGATTTCAAGTCCCTCCTCAATGACCAGAGTTGTGAGTAGAATAGTAACAATGTCGATGGCCATCTTAAAGAGGCCCTTCTCCTTATCATCCTCAGAAACCTCCTGATGCTTATGGTCAAAGGAACTCATGGAGATCTGTACCTGAGCAATATTGGTTGCTTTACGATAAACCTCTATAAGTGTAAAAATTTCCACGCCCCAGTTGGTTGCAAAATGCATACGTCTGAGTAAACTTACATCGAATACTACCTCTCCCGAAAGCTGGTAATTGAAGGCCAGAAGGAAATCGATGATCCGCAATAGCTTCATATCTTCAGACTCTGAAAACTTTCGTCTAAAGGCCAGAAGAAGAGGATCCAGGAGAAGCCGTTTCACACGTCCGTACATCTTCTCGTCTGCTATCCTGGAATAGAAGGCCTTGGAAAACTGATAATCAAGAACGAGAACCGGATAAAAAAGGCGGTCAAGCTGGTGGCAGCGAAAGGTTTTTATGTCAGCATCTATTACACCAACACTCCCGGCCTTTAATGCCTGCGCAACGCCAAAGGACATGAATATGTTTTTTCCCTTGCCCGGTTCACCCAGCCCGAGGCCAGCATCCCTGAACCGATCATAGATTGCGGCAAATCCGCGGCCCTGGTTGTGCTGGATCAGGCAGTTTTTAAGGCCGCCTTTTTTAAGGATCTCCGCAAGGAGTAGCGCTTCATCGTCAGTTGCAGCATCAAGGCCGAAGATGATATTCGAAAGGTATGAAGCATTTCTCAATTGCCTGACAATATTTTCAAAAACAGGTCTGTTTCCCTCCAGGGTAAATTCCGTAGCCAGCGTCGGAATGACGAGCACAGGCTTTTTCCTTTTTGCACTTAACTTTAAACGAGGCCTGAGGTTATGGTTTTCCTTACCAAGGAGGTACAGGTTGGTTACTTTTATATGTTTCTGAGAGAAATTTGTCATGGTTTCTTGCCTCCTTAATTTACTGCTGCTATTTTAAGCCAAAATTCACAGCAGTCACCTGCTGCAAAATCCGGGTTCCGGGTAAAAAACTGTTATGGCGAGCTTGTGGATGCACTTTTATACCAGAGGGAAAACCAGACTGTCAACCGCCATTTTGCCAGCCGCTGTGATCATATCTGCTCTATCAACTACCATTTTTATCAAACAATTAACATTCCTCCGGATTTTTTCTTCATCCCTCTTCCTGATTATATGTCTTGTTATAAATTTGAATGGCAATATTGTTCTTGACGGGATTATCAATTTTAATTAACATGAAATATTAGTTTTTAGATAGAAAATAAACTTCAGGGAGGCATATGAAGTGGACAAAAAGAAATATGAATTGAATGTTCAACTGGCTCAGATGTTAAAGGGCGGCGTCATTATGGATGTTGTCACTGCGGAGCATGCAAAGATCGCCGAGGAGGCCGGAGCTGTGGCAGTTATGGCCCTGGAACGTGTTCCCGCAGACATCCGCAAAGATGGTGGTGTTGCCCGTATGTCCGATCCCGCACTTATTGCATCGATCAAAGAGACAGTATCGATACCTGTTATGGCCAAGGTACGTATCGGTCACTTTGTGGAGGCCCAGGTTCTGGAAAGTCTAAAAATTGACTATATTGATGAGAGCGAGGTCTTGACCCCCGCCGATGAAGAATGTCATATTGACAAGACTAAATTTAGAATCCCTTTTGTTTGCGGGGCCCGCAATCTGGGTGAGGCACTGCGCCGCATAGCTGAGGGAGCAGCAATGATCCGCACCAAGGGCGAAGCGGGGACTGGGAATGTGGTTGAAGCAGTTCGCCATATTCGAACAATAAACCGTGAAATCAGACAGCTCGTCAACATGCCTGTGGAGGAGGTTGTCGGTTTTGCCAAGGACAATGGTTGCCCGTATGAGATTGCGCTCCAAGTTCGAGAACTCGGCAGATTGCCCGTTGTTAACTTTGCAGCGGGCGGTATAGCAACACCCGCGGATGCAGCCTTAATGATGCAACTTGGCTGCGACGGCATCTTTGTGGGATCCGGGATATTCAAATCGGAAAACCCTTCTAAACGTGCAACGGCAATAGTTAAGGCAACTGCATACTATAACGATCCGGCAAAAATTCTGGAAGCCTCGATGGAACTTGGTAATGCCATGCCGGGACTTGAAATTTCTGACATCCCGGAATCGCAGATCCTGGCGACACGTGGCTGGTAGAAGATTAAGTGCCTAAAGTGAGCTAAAGTTAACTGATTAAGACACTTAACTTTAGGCACTTTAGTTCACTTCACTCTTCAAACTTCTTACATGAATCGGGACAGCACCTGTTTTGTTAGCGGTACTATCCCCATTTGCACTTATCGAGAGAAATAAATGTCATTGAAGGCAATCGGTGTGCTTGATCTTCAGGGTGATGTTGTTGAACACCTTGATCACCTTGAACGTCTGGGGCTTACCGGTGTACGTGTAAAAGAACCTACGGACTTTACTCACCTTGCCGGATTAATCATACCCGGTGGTGAAAGCACATGTCTCTTTCGGTTGCTGAATATTTTCGGTATCAAGGAAATTATTATTCGTGAATTTCAGCGTGGGCTAAAGCTCTGGGGAACGTGCGCGGGAGCTATCCTACTCGCTAAAAGTATTGTAGGCGAAGCACCATGTCTCGGTCTTATCGATATTGAAATCCGGCGAAATGCTTTTGGAAGTCAACTGGACAGTTTTACTTCTGAGGCTCTTGTCCCCCGTGTGGCACCACAGCCGATACCCCTGACGTTTATTCGTGCTCCAAAAATTACTCAAGTAGGTGTTGGCGTTGACGTGCTGCTCCAGCAAAACGATTATATTGCGGCTGCGGAAAGTTCTAATATTCTTGTAACAGTTTTTCATCCAGAGCTTACACCATGCCTTGCATTCCATCGCTATTTCGCCCTTAAATGCGGCCTTAAACCCTCAAAAGATGAAAATCCTTCTTTATTTGATCCCACTTGGGACAGCAAAAGCTGGACCCGATACGTTAAGGTCATTTAAGTTGAAAAACTGTTCAGTAATTGGATTTGTTATCGAAGATTTTTCACTAATCCCTGTCAATTCTGCTTTAAACCATACTTGTTGAGTTTATACCGCAACATTCGCTCGCTGATGCCGAGTATTTTAGCAGCTTTTGTCTGGTGGTAGTCAGTTTCTTCCATAGCCTCCTGGATTCGCTTCCGTTCCAGCATATCAAGCGATTCTTTCAGCGTTTTCCGGTCATCTCCGGAATAAGGTGACACTTCCCTGAAGGGTAAGTCCTGAATGGATATCACCGGACTTCTCGAGACAACCACCGCCCTTTCAATAATGTTTTCCAGCTCCCTGACATTGCCCGGATAATCATACTTCAGAAGGAGGTCTTTCGCCTCGCTGCTTAAATCTTCTATCTCCCTTCTATTTTCAGAGGCAAAGCGGCGCAGAAAATGTTCAATCAATAAAGGAATGTCCTCTTTTCTTTCTCGCAGCGGCGGAATGGACACTACAACCACATTGACTCTGTAAAACAGGTCTTCTCTGAAAGTACCCTGCTTCACCTTTGCTTCCAGGTCCTGGTTGGTTGCACTAATTATTCTAATATCTGAACGAAGTGTCTCATTTCCCCCTAAACGTTGAAATTCACGTTCCTGGAGAAATCTGAGAAATTTGACCTGGACGGGAAGCGACATCTCGCCAATCTCGTCCAGAAAAATAGTCCCCCCATCGGCTTCTTCAAATCGACCTATCCTTCTTGAGGTCGCCCCCGTAAATGCACCTTTTTCATAACCGAAAAGTTCGCTTTCGAGCAGGTTTTCAGGCAATGCCCCGCAATTTACTGCAATCATCGGCTTTTCCGAACGGGGGCTTATATTATGAATCAATCTGGCAAAGAGTTCTTTGCCGGTGCCACTTTCACCCTGTATCAGGACAGTGGCACGGCTTGAAGCAACCCTTCCGGCCATATTGATCAGCCTTTCCATTTTGGGGCTTCCGTATATTATCTTGTCAGTGATAACTCCCTTTTTCCATAGCTTCTCGCGGAGGATTTCATTTTCTCTGATAAGAGTCTGCCGCTCTGAGATCCTATCAATAAGAATATTGAGTTCATCCAGTTCTATGGGCTTGGTAATATAGTCAATGGCACCTGCCTTCATGGCATCTACTGCTGTCTCTACCGTCCCGTAGGCAGTCATCATCACGACGTCGATTTCCGGGTTAATATTCTTTATCTTCTTAAGTGCCTCTATTCCATCCATTTTAGGCATTTTATAATCGAGGATCAACAGGTCAAAATAGCCTTCGAGAACTTTATTGACAGCAGTTTCCCCATCTTCGGCTTCTGCAACAACATGC from Syntrophales bacterium encodes the following:
- a CDS encoding isoamylase early set domain-containing protein, translated to MIIKKQYLKSRPVCKVTFGLDGEVAKSAVTAHIVGEFNDWDIKATPMKKLKNGAFTVTVDLEQGREHQFRYLIDGAKWENALNADRYAPIPYGDCENSVVVL
- a CDS encoding response regulator transcription factor, whose product is MRKKRVVIAEDHTILREGLRALLSSAPDLEVIGEAENGRAAIQCAENMEPDLILMDLSMPRMTGMDAIREIKKRVPDTKILALTVHKDEEYILATLQAGADGYVLKDATHTELMTAIKTVLRGTRYLSPEVSEKVINGYLEGRTTLKSQSAWDTITQREREILKLIAEGYRNREIADYLCISVKTVDTHRTNLMKKLDIHSVASLTAFAIEKGLVAK
- a CDS encoding PAS domain S-box protein, with product MTQNPTYEELEQRIMELEKEVAEHKKTEDVLRDSEIKWHSLVKNSPDFIIIVDSKGTIQFINRVLPGFVMEEMIGRAFYDFQSPDSHKRHKKLLKQVFQTGKMETLEITGNGSDDGVAWYETRIIPIKKEKQVVYAILIAKDITARKQAEETLQASESRYRSVFENTGTATVIIEEDMTICMANAGYEKLSGYSKEEIEDKMKWTEFVIEGDLEKMKEYHRLRRLDPNAVPKNYESMFIDKCGQVKDIFLTIASISGSKKSVASLLDITEDKRVDKALQESEEKYRLLADNVSDIIWTTDMNLRYTYVSPSVTHLRGYSVEEIMGQTVEMILTPASLGIANKILAEELAIESKAQKDLSRSRMLALEHTCKNGSTVWTEVKMTFLRDPEDRPVGILGVTRDISERKHLEDALRESERRLTDIINFLPDATFAVNHKGKVIAWNRAIEEMTGVKAEDMLDKGDYEYALPFYGVRRPMLIDLILFPDETTEKKYFFAHKEKDVLIAEGAVPSIKGQKKYLWGKASPIYDHSGNVVGAIESVRDVTERKKAEYALRESEEQLRFLSSQLLTAQEDERKRIAQDLHDSIGQILTTVKFGLESAVNLMSQDTTLHDVKALEPLIPITQNGIEEVRRICTDLWPSILDDLGILAAISSFCREFQKICSDIHIEKEIDIQEHDVPDDLKIVIYRILQESVNNIAKHSNADRVRCSLRKTEGIIELTIEDNGKGFNMKDILYENGSRRGLGLASMKERTGLSGGSFDIESSRQVGTTVRASWRVEE
- a CDS encoding secondary thiamine-phosphate synthase enzyme YjbQ; this encodes MKSYRKELWFNVPSRRAFVNITPQVNECLRESGVIEGLLLCNAMHITASVFINDDESGLHRDYEGWLEELAPHEPISRYFHNRTGEDNGDAHLKRQIMGREVVVAITDGRLDFGPWEQIFYGEFDGRRKKRVLVKIIGE
- a CDS encoding glycerate kinase, whose protein sequence is MKHNPRKDIRKIFDAGLKAADPKEAVSRAVCLLADDRLQVGEQYYDLGQFDRIIVVGAGKAAAPMAAAIEDILGPRISDGFISTKYGHGLPLKRFVVTEAGHPVPDEAGLAASRHIINLLEQSDERDLIICLISGGGSALMPLPVSGISLTDKQKTTQILLACGATIHEINTIRKHISGIKGGKLARAAFPGTLITLILSDVIGDNLDVIASGPTVPDRSTFADCTKILEKYNITDEIPPHVIEYLKRGARGIEPETPKLKDTIFDKTDVLIIGSLSLSIDAARDKAVASGYNTLILSSFIEGETRDVAKVHAAIIKEILKSGNPVPRPACIISGGETTVTIHGNGLGGRNMEFVLAAAIEIEGLDGTVVLSGGTDGTDGPTDAAGAIADGTTVQRGMAKGYNASEFLKKNDSYNFFKVLEDLLMTGPTMTNVMDLRVLLVV
- the pdxS gene encoding pyridoxal 5'-phosphate synthase lyase subunit PdxS, translating into MDKKKYELNVQLAQMLKGGVIMDVVTAEHAKIAEEAGAVAVMALERVPADIRKDGGVARMSDPALIASIKETVSIPVMAKVRIGHFVEAQVLESLKIDYIDESEVLTPADEECHIDKTKFRIPFVCGARNLGEALRRIAEGAAMIRTKGEAGTGNVVEAVRHIRTINREIRQLVNMPVEEVVGFAKDNGCPYEIALQVRELGRLPVVNFAAGGIATPADAALMMQLGCDGIFVGSGIFKSENPSKRATAIVKATAYYNDPAKILEASMELGNAMPGLEISDIPESQILATRGW
- the pdxT gene encoding pyridoxal 5'-phosphate synthase glutaminase subunit PdxT codes for the protein MSLKAIGVLDLQGDVVEHLDHLERLGLTGVRVKEPTDFTHLAGLIIPGGESTCLFRLLNIFGIKEIIIREFQRGLKLWGTCAGAILLAKSIVGEAPCLGLIDIEIRRNAFGSQLDSFTSEALVPRVAPQPIPLTFIRAPKITQVGVGVDVLLQQNDYIAAAESSNILVTVFHPELTPCLAFHRYFALKCGLKPSKDENPSLFDPTWDSKSWTRYVKVI
- a CDS encoding sigma-54 dependent transcriptional regulator codes for the protein MNKLHILVVEDGQSQREMLKHFLVGQGHVVAEAEDGETAVNKVLEGYFDLLILDYKMPKMDGIEALKKIKNINPEIDVVMMTAYGTVETAVDAMKAGAIDYITKPIELDELNILIDRISERQTLIRENEILREKLWKKGVITDKIIYGSPKMERLINMAGRVASSRATVLIQGESGTGKELFARLIHNISPRSEKPMIAVNCGALPENLLESELFGYEKGAFTGATSRRIGRFEEADGGTIFLDEIGEMSLPVQVKFLRFLQEREFQRLGGNETLRSDIRIISATNQDLEAKVKQGTFREDLFYRVNVVVVSIPPLRERKEDIPLLIEHFLRRFASENRREIEDLSSEAKDLLLKYDYPGNVRELENIIERAVVVSRSPVISIQDLPFREVSPYSGDDRKTLKESLDMLERKRIQEAMEETDYHQTKAAKILGISERMLRYKLNKYGLKQN